One Drosophila willistoni isolate 14030-0811.24 chromosome XL unlocalized genomic scaffold, UCI_dwil_1.1 Seg142, whole genome shotgun sequence genomic region harbors:
- the LOC6644777 gene encoding cell division control protein 45 homolog, whose amino-acid sequence MFIQDLKNDFYGHLIGKRILIIVNYDIDAICASKILQSLFKYDHMLYTVVPIMGQTGLRRAYREHRDDVKNVVLVNCGGCVDIVELLEPADDVIFYILDAHRPLDVCNVYSDRQVCILGDPQLEENIPSFETIFYDSDNDEDEDQDDDQEGSEDNEHEQDENDNGSGPKLSRLERHEQRIMRQRMRRQWESERDRIMFEYSQFSYYGRSAALLIFELAWKLSKDNMDLLWWAIVGITEQLILGKIESSSYTLELENIQSHVSRLTNKTNDQNTMSSAKIHFEDDLHLTLYRHWTVVDSMRYSRYAACQLKLWTLRGEKRLHELLVEMGLPLVQAKQMYSSMNLELRKEFYTMVEQLAEKYSIPHIVYGTFTLSYGYRSRFVASDYVYSLLAILESVKKHKTPEDCFMEAADALNRQQKQLLNAGIDNAKLLHSSIFRQVQSSLESHQIHSTGSFFYYVLQEEHAFFSYPYALALLAKFILHGHVATTRARQAPDLPLIASCPLDATQGMCLVVGIPPVREDSPKNFFGKAFEQAAQRSKAQLLQDFFEPSIVQLKSSDLTRFLDALTVLLT is encoded by the exons atgtttatacaGGACCTTAAAAATGATTTCTACGGACATTTGATAGGGAAACGCATACTGATAATAGTCAATTATGATATCGATGCTATCTGCGCCAGCAAAATCTTACAATCGCTTTTCAAATATGATCACATGCTCTACACAGTGGTTCCGATTATGGGCCAGACAGGACTTCGTCGAGCATATCGTGAGCATCGCGATGATGTCAAGAACGTGGTGCTTGTCAATTGTGGCGGCTGTGTGGACATAGTGGAATTACTGGAGCCAGCCGACGATGTCATCTTCTACATTCTCGACGCACATCGTCCATTGGATGTCTGCAATGTGTATAGTGATCGGCAAGTGTGCATTTTGGGAGATCCGCAGCTGGAGGAGAATATACCATCGTTTGAGACCATTTTCTATGATTCGGACAacgatgaggatgaggatcaAGACGATGACCAGGAGGGTAGCGAGGATAATGAGCATGAGCAGGATGAAAATGACAATGGAAGTGGACCAAAACTGAGTCGCCTGGAGCGACATGAACAGCGGATTATGAGACAACGTATGCGTCGTCAGTGGGAATCCGAACGGGATCGCATTATGTTTGAATATTCACAATTCAGTTACTATGGACGATCGGCAGCTCTACTAATCTTCGAATTGGCCTGGAAGCTATCCAAAGACAATATGGATCTTCTTTGGTGGGCCATTGTAGGCATTACTGAACAATTGATATTAGGCAAAATTGAGAGCTCATCTTATACCTTGGAATTGGAGAACATACAATCGCATGTCTCGCGGCttaccaacaaaacaaacgatcaaAATACCATGAGTTCGGCAAAAATCCATTTTGAAGATGATTTGCATTTGACTCTATATAGACATTGGACAGTTGTTGATTCAATGCG ATATTCCCGCTATGCAGCCTGCCAGCTAAAATTGTGGACTCTCCGCGGGGAGAAGCGGCTTCACGAGTTACTGGTGGAAATGGGCTTGCCATTGGTCCAAGCGAAACAAATGTACTCATCGATGAATTTGGAATTACGCAAAGAATTCTACACGATGGTGGAGCAATTGGCCGAGAAATATAGTATACCGCACATTGTGTACGGGACGTTTACATTGAGCTATGGCTATCGTAGTCGTTTTGTGGCCTCCGATTATGTGTACTCCCTGTTGGCCATATTGGAATCGGTAAAGAAGCACAAGACTCCCGAAGATTGCTTCATGGAGGCAGCCGATGCACTGAATCGTCAGCAGAAGCAATTGCTCAATGCTGGCATAGATAATGCTAAGCTATTGCATTCATCAATATTCCGTCAGGTGCAGAGTAGTTTGGAATCGCATCAAATTCACTCGACCGGCTCGTTCTTTTACTATGTGCTGCAGGAGGAACATGCCTTCTTCTCCTATCCGTATGCCTTGGCGCTATTGGCCAAATTTATATTGCATGGTCATGTGGCCACAACAAGAGCTCGCCAAGCACCAGATTTACCATTGATAGCCTCATGTCCATTGGACGCCACTCAGGGTATGTGCCTGGTGGTGGGTATTCCGCCAGTACGCGAAGATTCACCCAAGAATTTCTTCGGCAAGGCTTTCGAACAGGCAGCTCAGAGGAGTAAAGCTCAATTGTTGCAGGATTTCTTTGAGCCCTCGATAGTCCAGTTGAAATCAAGTGATCTTACACGATTCTTAGACGCGCTAACTGTCCTGTTGACCTAA
- the LOC6644778 gene encoding uncharacterized protein LOC6644778, with protein MTKNKRKGLITQNSVCSRMNYLYQASQLMAESHHNILAAYYGKLCRNVGTKAQIHIAPAVKRTLCRRCSLPLIPGVNSTLQMEEQRREPKRKVEESEESTLKAKSKKRRRYRPRRRKGSKPPIDTDHQKIVTDDTYGSLQLQCHLCQSQRRFVMDTRQPKECWIEHEDAIDHVVTLDKEKQPQQEQK; from the exons atgacTAAAAACAAACGGAAAGGTTTAATTACCCAAAATTCGGTGTGCTCCCGTATGAATTATCTTTACCAAGCATCCCAATTGATGGCTGAAAGTCATCACAATATTCTGGCAGCATACTATGGAAAGCTGTGTAGAAACGTGGGCACAAAGGCCCAGATTCACAT TGCACCTGCAGTGAAGCGAACCCTATGCAGACGCTGCTCTCTGCCTCTGATTCCTGGGGTAAACTCTACTCTGCAAATGGAGGAACAAAGAAGAGAGCCGAAACGAAAAGTGGAGGAATCAGAGGAATCAACATTAAAAGCAAAATCGAAGAAACGGCGTCGTTATCGTCCACGACGTAGAAAAGGTTCCAAACCACCCATTGATACAGACCACCAGAAAATTGTTACAGATGATACCTATGGCTCTCTCCAGCTTCAGTGTCATTTATGTCAAAGTCAGCGGCGATTTGTAATGGACACGCGGCAGCCAAAAGAATGTTGGATAGAACATGAAGACGCCATAGATCACGTGGTAACTCTGGACAAGGAGAAGCAGCCGCAGCAAGAACAAAAGTAA
- the LOC6644776 gene encoding mitochondrial tRNA-specific 2-thiouridylase 1, with the protein MIRNVVVGISGGVDSAISAHLLKERGYNVLGVFMRNWDENDEAGRCSGELDLKDAEWACQRLDIELRQVNYVKQYWMAVFTQFLDDYQQGLTPNPDILCNKHIKFDLFHTHCRERLQYDAVATGHYAANSWGNYLEQQLQGEEPRLLIPQDKFKDQTFFLSGISQRSLRHTMFPLGCMLKTEVKQLARQIGLQRLAEKRESTGICFVGKRNFKSFIGEYLSPRPGPFIDIDTGCEVGQHEGIHQWTIGQRCRLSSFLQPYFVARKEPLRNIIYVASGHEHPALHSNRLTIDPINWLCSTAKTRYVQEGRLRCRFRFQHTKPLVNCSIIEEEVVLDSPLRAITPGQYAVFYDDQACLGSARILRSKPLDQLEQQTVKHRAT; encoded by the coding sequence ATGATTCGCAACGTTGTGGTGGGGATATCAGGAGGTGTGGACAGCGCCATCAGTGCCCATCTGTTAAAGGAGCGTGGCTACAATGTTTTGGGAGTATTTATGCGCAATTGGGATGAAAACGATGAGGCGGGTCGTTGCAGCGGCGAACTGGATCTGAAGGATGCGGAATGGGCATGTCAAAGATTAGATATTGAGTTGCGACAGGTGAACTATGTGAAGCAATACTGGATGGCTGTATTTACACAATTTCTTGATGATTATCAGCAAGGACTAACCCCAAATCCGGACATTCTGTGTAATAAGCATATAAAATTCGATTTGTTTCATACGCATTGCCGAGAAAGATTACAATATGATGCAGTGGCCACAGGCCACTATGCTGCCAATAGCTGGGGCAACTATCTAGAGCAACAGCTTCAGGGAGAAGAGCCACGTTTACTTATACCTCAAGATAAGTTTAAGGATCAAACTTTCTTTTTAAGCGGCATCTCGCAGCGTTCCCTTCGGCACACGATGTTCCCACTGGGTTGCATGCTTAAAACTGAGGTGAAACAATTGGCCCGTCAAATTGGACTACAGCGTCTCGCCGAAAAACGTGAAAGCACGGGAATTTGTTTTGTGGGCAAGCGaaattttaaatcatttatcgGCGAGTACCTAAGCCCCCGGCCGGGCCCCTTCATCGATATTGATACCGGCTGTGAGGTAGGTCAGCATGAGGGCATTCATCAATGGACTATTGGTCAACGTTGTCGCTTAAGTTCCTTCCTCCAGCCCTATTTTGTTGCCCGTAAGGAACCTCTACGCAATATTATCTATGTGGCTTCCGGCCACGAACATCCCGCTCTGCACAGCAATCGCCTCACTATTGACCCCATCAATTGGCTGTGCTCCACAGCGAAAACAAGATACGTCCAAGAGGGGAGACTTCGTTGTCGGTTTCGGTTTCAACATACGAAACCTTTAGTTAATTGTAGTATAATTGAAGAGGAAGTTGTGCTGGATTCCCCCTTGAGAGCCATTACCCCAGGCCAATACGCTGTCTTCTATGATGACCAGGCCTGCTTGGGCTCAGCGAGAATTCTGCGCTCGAAACCGCTGGACCAACTGGAGCAACAAACTGTAAAGCATCGTGCAACGTGA
- the LOC6644779 gene encoding gamma-butyrobetaine dioxygenase produces the protein MLTCRHWIGQLRRWSSTSSRALLTDQNYVELRLDGKEVAKPLKYPTVWLRDNCQCPECFHAFTRARKSHWEQGPLNVKAESVIYNEQSQKLEVQWEDRHKSSFALEWLKERDFSEETRNKYLHNVYKPLAQLWSKKEFQQVRNEFQYEDILQKDEVLKSWLEALAVQGFAILKQAPNDMNVVRHLANRIGYIKKTTYGDIFEVKSKPNAGNYAYKMVPLPLHTDMPYYEYKAGINILHTLVQSSSVGGANTLTDGFYIADQMRQLYPDYFNVLKSIPVNWYDIGHDGDAKQPFHSLWRAPVICLDVDNQITRINQNTTKRDSRFSVPLDQVQKWYEAYNKFLELASAEAVEFKTEAGDVFVFNNLRMLHGRTAYEDSTENKRHLVGAYVDWDIIYSKLRTLKFPNAQD, from the exons ATGCTGACTTGTAGACACTGGATTGGTCAGCTACGCCGCTGGTCTAGCACTAGCTCAAGGGCCCTTCTCACAGATCAGAATTATGTGGAATTGCGATTGGATGGTAAAGAAGTCGCTAAGCCATTAAAGTATCCAACTGTTTGGCTACGGGACAACTGTCAATGTCCAGAATGCTTTCACGCATTCACCAGAGCCCGGAAGAGTCACTGGGAGCAAGGGCCCTTAAATGTGAAAGCCGAAAGTGTAATCTACAATGAGCAGAGTCAAAAACTGGAAGTCCAATGGGAGGATAGACACAAGAGTAGCTTTGCGTTGGAGTGGCTGAAGGAACGAGATTTCAGTGAGGAGACAAGGAATAAGTATTTACACAATGTCTACAAGCCATTGGCCCAATTGTGGAGCAAAAAAGAGTTTCAGCAAGTGCGCAATGAATTTCAATATGAAGATATTCTACAAAAAGATGAAGTATTAAAATCATGGCTTGAAGCATTGGCTGTCCAAGGATTTGCAATACTGAAACAAGCACCGAATGACATGAATGTTGTACGTCATTTGGCTAATCGCATTGGCTATATAAAGAAAACGACATATGG GGATATTTTCGAAGTGAAATCAAAGCCAAATGCTGGCAATTATGCTTATAAAATGGTACCGCTTCCCCTTCACACCGACATGCCCTATTATGAGTACAAAGCAGGGATTAATATTTTACACACTTTGGTCCAATCGTCATCGGTGGGCGGAGCAAATACACTCACCGATGGTTTCTATATAGCCGATCAGATGCGCCAACTCTATCCTGATTACTTCAACGTCCTTAAATCCATACCGGTCAATTGGTATGACATTGGACACGATGGTGATGCCAAGCAACCGTTTCACAGTCTTTGGCGTGCTCCCGTCATCTGTCTGGATGTTGACAACCAAATAACCCGCATCAATCAAAATACCACCAAGCGGGATAGTCGTTTCTCAGTGCCATTGGACCAGGTCCAGAAATGGTATGAGGCGTATAATAAATTTCTAGAACTGGCCAGTGCGGAGGCGGTGGAATTTAAAACTGAAGCCGGTGACGTCTTTGTCTTTAACAATTTAAGAATGCTTCATGGACGCACAGCCTACGAGGATTCGACGGAGAATAAGCGACATCTGGTCGGTGCCTATGTTGATTGGGATATTATCTATTCCAAGTTGCGTACCCTTAAATTTCCCAATGCCCAGGATTAG